The genomic window aacatcttgaccatgttctgttataatatccacccggcacagccagaagaggactggccacccctcatagtctggttcctctctaggtttcttcctaggtttttgcctttctagggagtttttcctagggagtttttcctagccaccatgcttctttcacatgcattgcttgctgtttggggttttaggctgggtttctgtacagcactttgagatatcagctgatgtacgaagggcttaatttttaaacattttaattgaaacaatcaaatcaaatgcatttatatagcccttctgacatcagctgatatctcaaagtgctgtacagaaacccagcctaaaacaccaaacagcaagcaatgcaggtgtataagcacggtggctaggaaaaactccctagaaaggccaaaacctaggaagaaacctagagaggaaccaggctatgaggggtggccagtcctcttctggctgtgcaatcacagcaatcacagtaaggtacttcattgttacccatacattttttaaatttagatTTATCTTTTAAAACAAGTTGATTGGACctttaaaatgtacatttcttTCGAATAATACAGTTATTACAGTAAGGCTGTTTagttttttataatatttttttaccaagtaagttgactgagaacacattcttattttcgcaacaacctggggaatagttacagggaagagggatgaatgagccaattgggagcaggggatgattaggtggccatgatgattagattgggaatttaaccaggacaccagggttaacaccactACTATTACAATAAGTGctatgggatctttagtgaccacagagagtcaggacacccatttaacatcccatccaaaagacagcaccctaaacagggcaatgtccccaatcactgccctggggtattggaatactttttagaccagaggaaagagtgactcctactggccctccaacactaTCTGGTCTCCCATtcagggaccgaccaggaccaaccctgcctaGTTTTAGacgcaagccagcagtgggaaaCAGGGCGTTAtgcttctgttttttttaaaggatcGTTCAAAACATTGCGTTGCCCTCAGTTAAGTATTTTACTGGAGTACGTTCTATTCAACCCTTTTTAGTTACAGAAAGTTTACGACTCGAGAGGGGTCATGTCTTATTTAGTAAAATAATTCAGCGAGTATATTTTGGAGCACATTTATATTTACATTAAATTATTTAACAAGCTGTAATGCGGCTGTATTTTCAGATTGCATTGTATGGTCATTGCGTACGACTtcggaaaaatacattttaaaaactttCTGGTGAATCAAAGGTGTTCTGCAACCTGTTTTTCACCGTGCCCCTTCTGAAAATCAGAATGAAAATGTGGGAAGATTTTTATAAATATAGTGTAGGCTACCCTTGTCTTATGCTGACCTGTGTTTTTACTATGAAATCTCTTATTGGTGTTGTTATTGTTGTGATTATTACACTTAGACATCCCATGTACTGGTCGCTTAATTTACTGctctcaatttttttttataaatatgtcAATATCTGGCTATTccaaattggggagaaaatggaAGTAAGAAAATTGCCGTTCTTTGTATGGAATGGATTGTATTTTGTAGCCTTTGTAGGTAGCCAAATGAAAAAATAGCTATAACCGTGTTGACTCACCGATGCAGTAGGGAAAGCTTGACCATCCAGAACTGGTACACCGGATCTGGGAGGAGACTTCGAGATTATAGAGTCGGTTACACATTATATCACATTTTTCTCCTTCAAAATTGGAGGCACAAAATGCTTGGCCATTGGGAACTTCATAGGGATCACAGCGGTGTCTGCATTGGATCTGTTTGCTGCAGATCAATGTTTCTGGCATGAACCTACATCCCATGACATCACAGACGTGTGTCTGTTGAGAAATAAACCCTCCACTGTCGATCACTGATGCTGTCCATTCTGTATACACAACAGCAACAAAATACAAGAGCACATGAAAACAGCAATATAACACACATCTGTCAtggaaacagaaatataaacacaatatcTGTCAtggaaacagaaatataaacaaaataaactCACCAGACTCATCATACAGTATACTCAATAACTCAATATTACATAAGAGGAATTTATATTACAGTACTTGGAAATTAATATGTTATTAGTATGTCTGGTGAgtttatattgtgtgtgtgtgtgtctctctctgtgtttgtttagtgagtgtgtctatatgtgtgtacagtattcagaccccttgactttttccacattttgttacgttacagcctgattctaaaatggattaaataagtaaaataatactcagcaatctacacacaataccccataatgacaaagtgaaaataggtttttagaaacttttgcaaatgtattaaaagttcaaaataaataccttatttacataagtattcagaccctgctaTGAGACGCGAAATTTTGCTCAattacatcctgtttccattgatcatccttgaggtgtttctacaacttgattggagtccacctgtggtaaattcaattgattggacaagatttggaaaggcgcacacctgcctatataaggtcccacagttgacagttcatgtcaaagcaaaaaccaagccatgaggtcgaaagaattgtcagtagagctggggaaggctaccaaaacatttctgcagcattcttaaatggaagaagtttggaaccaccaagactcttcctagagctggccacccgtccaaactgagtaatcgggggagaagggccttggtcaaggaggtgaccagtctgacagtctgacagagctctaaacttcctctgtggagatgggagaaccttccagaaggacaaccatctctgcagcactccacctatttggcctttatgttagagtggccagatggaagccactcctcagtaaaaggcacatcacagcccgcttggagattgccaaaaggcacctaaagactctctggtctgatgaaaccaagattgaagtctatggcctgaatgccaagcatcacttctggaggaaacctggcaccatccctacggtgaagcaaggtggtggcagcatcatgctgttgggaggtttttcagcggcagggactgggagactagtcaggattgagggaaagatgaacggtgcaaagtacagatccttgatgaaaacctactccagagcgctcaggacctcagactggggcgaaggttcaccttccaacaggacagcgaccctaaacacacagccaagacatcgcaggagtggcttcgggacaagtctcggaatgtccctgagtggcccagccagagcccggacttgacccaatctaacatctctggagagaccttaaaacagctgtgcagcaacgctacccatccaacctgacagagcttgagaggatcagcagagaagaatgggagaaactccccaaatataggtgggccaagcttgtagtgtcatacccaagaagtctcaaggctgtaatcgctgccaaacgttcgtcaacaaagtactgagtaaagggtctgaatacttatgtaaatgtaatatttcagttttacatttttttataaattagcaaacatttctaaaatcctgtttttgctttgtcattaagggggatttgtgtgtagattgatgaggaaaaaaatgtatttaatacattttagaataaggcccaacaaaatgtggaaaaagtcaaggggtctgaatactttccgaaggcactgtatatgggtgtgtgtgtgtgtgtgtgtgtgtgtgtgtgtgtgtgtgtgtgtgtgtgtgtgtgtgtgtgtgtgtgtgtgtgtgtgtgtgtgtgtctttctatgagtgtgtgtgtctgtgtgtcaatatgagtgtgtgtgtgtgtgtctgtgagtgagtgagtgagtgtgtgtgtgtgtgtgtgtctgtgagtgagtgagtgagtgtgtgtgtgtgtgtgtgtgtgtgtgtgtgtgtgtctgcctatgtgtgtgtgtgtgtgtctgagtgtgtgtctgcCTATGTGTgcgtgtctttctgtgtgtgtgtgtgtgggggggtctatgactgtgtgtcaatatgagtgtgtgtgtgtctgtgagtgtgtgtgtgtgtgtgtgtgtgtgtgtgtgtctgcctatgTGTGCGTgtctttctatgtgtgtgtgtgtgtgtgtgtgtgtgtgtgtgtgtgtgtgtgtgtgtgtgtgtgtgtgtgtgtgtgtgtgtgcgtgcgtgtgtgtgtgcgtgtgtgtgtgtctacgtctgtgtgtctgtctgtctgtctgtctgtctgtctgtctgtctgtctgtctgtctgtctgtctgtctgtctgtctgtctgtgtgtgtgtgtgtgtgtgtgtgtctgtgtgtgtgtgcttgtcagGGTGTCTGAATAATTTTGACCCTTatctttttgagagaaaaaaagttaaacaaaactTGTTAAGCAAAATTATCTGAACAACTGCATTAGCATAAAATTATATAATTTCAAAAATAATTGGAGCATACACTATACTGAAGCTCGGTATTGGTATTATTACTTTCATACAGTCatatttatcaagggtgtcaatcattttggaccACCAACTGTATATAAGTGCTTACTCACCATGACCAGGAAACAGGTATCCACAGACAGCTTTAGCTGCAGTTGAGTCTTCAACACAAATTTTGCTCCAACCGGCCCCGTCCACGTTCCCTTCAACGATCCCTGTATAATCCGAGCCACTTGTCTGCAGCTTTACTTTTCTACATTTCACCTCCTGAGATATCAGTGTTACAAACTCCAACTGTCTGTCTTCGCAGGATAACCTGGCATAGGGACCAATATTTTGAGGGTAAAATATCTGTGTCTGGATTTTGTAAACTAAGTCGTAAAGGCCGTCTTGAATGTTGACAAGTTGGAAGTTAGGCTCACAGGATGAGGTTATCAATCCCCAGTCACCACCGTGGCAGGTTATGGTGCGGTCCTCAGAGGAAATGTGGTAGTAATCATCACATCTCAAGTACAGAGAGTCGCCTTCTTCTAAATTCCCTATGCTACCTGAAGGTGAATAGAATTTACCATGAGGAACCTGGGGAGGGGCAAGGCAGGGGATTGGTTTGCAGAGTAGTATTCCACCTCTAGTGGGTGGAAACCActctcctgattctacctggcATGTGAAGCTGGACACCCCAAAAAGATCGTACCCTGAGTCACAGCTGTAGACGATTGTAATGGAGTTTGAGTGACGCAAGGATTGGTGATGCCCGTTGTTGATCTCCGGTGGGGTCCTGCAGCACAACGGAGGGGTGGGTTGTAAAGTACCGTAGTGACATGTGCTTTCGAAGAGGAAGCCAAGACAGATAACAGAGATAGTTCTGCCATGAGGAACATGATCGCCCCAATGGATGCAGCCTCTGGGGACACAGGACCTATCCAAGGGTAGTAATAGGTCTGTTGGTGTGCATTGAATTTCAGAGCTAGAGGTCAGCTGGTAGCCCTCCAGGCACTCAATCACCGCCACCGGTCCATCCGCTGTCATTTTCTCCTCAACGATAGTGCTTCCACTTGGGGCAATGAAGCCTAGGCATATGCTTAGAGTTTCTATTGCTGGGAAGACAGCCTTCTGACTTTCCATCTCTTCTATTACCGATGACACAAAGACCCTGAATGCAGATTTCGGTTTTAAGTCGCGGATTTCCGCCATAATGTCGCTGGTGTTGAAGTGCGCCACCAGATCACCGCTGTCTTCTTCCACAAGCACTACGTAAGTGTACCTCTCGCTGTCGGGGTCGGATCCCATAGGGGGTGCAGCCCAGTTTATCATCACGCTGCTGTGGGTGACGTGCAGCACTTTCAGAGACACTGGTGGATTAGGTTTCGTTCTCTGTGCTGCCTCCCATAAAACCAGCACTGGAACTTCACATTTCGTCAGGTAAAGCTGAAAGGTGTAAAGGACTCCAGAAAGGAGGCCAGTGATTTCCAATGAGGGGATGTTACCCCAAGTTAAAGTGTCGCTGTGGAAAAGCTGATCTGACACTTTTAAATGATAGCGGAACATTGACTCTGCCACACTTCCTACTCTCCCCAGAGCAATGTCTTCGACTACAATGGCCGTCTCATTAGCACGTGTCACGCTGAAGGGTGGAAGGGATGAGTTAAAAGCCTTGAGGGAGGTGCTAATCTCAACAGCTGAGCTGAAGTAGGATGAGTCAGTCAGGGTGTTGTTTGCAAAGGCAAAGCTGATGTGTTGGTAAAGCGAGCGGTTGCTGCTCCAGTTGTCAAATATAACAGTAAGTGAGTCTCTGCCAATCAGGTTTAGAAGAGGGTCTCGATAGTGCAGAGAAACAACAAGGTTTCCTTCTAAAGTAAAGAAGCAGGCGTCCTGGGGGGCGAAGTTACGAAATAGAACGCTATCCTCGATCCCATCTGAGGCAAAGTTGTCAATGTGTTTCACTCCGCTGCTGTCGTCCAGAATGTAAAGGTCTCTTCCTGGCCCCCCGCACAGCAGGTCTGACCCGTGTTCCGGCACCAGACTGTCATTTCCGAATTTCCCAATCAGCTGGTTATCCTCGTTGTCGCCAATCAGCAGGTCGTTGAACTCTGTCCCAATCACCCTCTCCACACCAGTGAAGGTGTCATTCTCTGCATCTGCTCCCCACCCCCTGCCTGAGTGTAGGTCCACCGTGACCCCGCTGCCTGTCCGCACGTCTCCACTGAAGAACACTGTATCGATCCCAGGACCCCCGTCAATCCTGTCGGCCCCACCTCCCCCGTAGATGAAGTCGTCTCCCTCGCCACCCTGGATTtcatcctccccttctcccccctccaggACGTCATTCCCGCCATCTCCGATGATGATGTCATTTCCTCCAAAGCCCTCGATCATATCACTTCCCTGGTTGCCATGGATATAGTCCTTCATGTTGCCCCCGGCAATAAGGAAACTGCCATTGCTCCCTGTGATGTAGTTACTGAAGGCAGTGGCGCCACGTATTCTAGAAACATTGCTGAATTCACTTCCTGATGAGGCACAGCTGATGTTGCAGCTCTTGGAGGAGGATGCCATGTCAATGCTGAGGACGGACTTGTAGGGGTAAGAATCATCATTGATTTTGAACAGAAATCCATCCAAGGAACGAACCAGGAGGTGCTGAAACTTCGGCCCCTTCAAGAACTTCAGCAAGCGGACACGGACCGAGTCGTTCCTAGAGCGGGAGAACATGATAATGTGGGGTCCCTCCAGGAGAACTTCGATGTCTTCATAGAGGACCTGGAGGAAGAGGTTGTCCATTTTCATGTCTCCTGCCTCGTTGTCAATTTCGTTCTCATAGCCGTATGCATGGCCAATGACATAGGTGTCTGACCCATTGCCTCCCCGCAGGTACTGGTACTTGTAAATGTTTCCAATGCCAGGGTCAATGAAGTTGTCCAACGAGTTTCCAATCACAGTGTATGAACACTTGCTAGATTTGGCTTGGAACCTTTCCACTTTCCTCCAGGGCTCTTTGCTCAAGTCAAAGAATTGTTTCTGGTCTATACACTCCTCCTTGCTGAGATTAATTTCCATGGGACTCATGATGTCCTGGTCGGACGCATTGAGCGGCAAGGTGGCGATGATGCCGTCAGAAGTCTGCACAACCAGGTGTTGGAAGTTCTCACCCTGGAACCAGTTCCACAGGGCGACTTCAATGTTAACAAATGCCACCTTCAAAACAAGGTGTGGCAATCGAAGCTCTGTTTTGATTTCCCCCCAGGCATACTGGATAAACAAAACGTCGCTAGTTTTGTCTTCTGCGAAATTGTTGATATGAGCTCCTCCACAGCCAGACTTGATGACGTATTTATCACTGCCACCTCCTCCCTGCAGGTGGTCCCTGCCCCCGCTGCAGCTGAGGAAATTGCCCAGCACATTCCCGACAATGATGTCATCATAGGGGGAGTCGAAGACAGTCACCACAGTGTGGAAGTGTTGGTCAGTTTTGTTGAGGTTGACGGTGCTGCCGTGTTGCTCCGTGCTGAGGTCGACAATCAGCGGCGTCTTTACCAGCCCACTGTCTTCACTTTTTGAGATGTAAAAAGTCACATGATCAGAAGACAGAAATGCCAAGTGTTGATATTGTCTGTCAATGTTCCACTTTTGCAAATGGAAGCACGTTGACTTCGGCTCTTTTTCGTCTGTCACCCGAACACCATCATCCAGCAGTTCTGCACGAATCCTCTGGAAGGGCACGTGAAACACCACCAAGTCTATTTTCTGGTCTGTGGCGTAGTTGTTTACGATATCACAGCCTTCTGCTGGGAAGATCTCATAGGTGTcggctccctctcctccttcaagTACGTCTGCTCCCGGACCACCATTGAGAACGTTGTCTCTCTTGTTGCCCAAAATGCTGTCACTAAAATTGCTGCCCAAAACCCTGATTACGCTTTGGTAATCCCCCTCCAGTCTGAGAGATAACGGACTTTGGGATTTGGTGTTGTCCAGGGTTTCCGGGACACAGTTAGTATGGAACTTGTGCCCCATAAGTCCTCTGTCTGCTATTTTAAACATGACGCCATCAGCAGACTGAAATGTCATGTGCTGATAGTAGTTAACGTTGCTGTGGCTAAACCAGTTCCGAATGGTGATCTGGTGCTTCTTCTGTTGTCCGTAAACGAGGAGAAGATCGTTTTGATTCCGGATACAATCAATGCGGCTGAAAGGTGCTTTTATCAACAGGTGATCCTCAAACAAATCGTGGGACAAATTGTCAATCTCGGAAATGCTTCCGTCTGTGGGAAAGACGTAAAGGTCCTTCCCTTCTCCACCAGAGAGCACCGAAGCCTGAGACCCGAGAAAGAAAATGTCATCCCCCCCATGACCGTGGATGGTGTAGCGGTAGTTCCGGATCACGTAGTCCAAATCCAGGCCTCCATAAGCGCAGGGGTCTGAGGGAGCTGGTGGAGGCTGCTCTGCTGCGGGTTGATGGAGGGCAAAGAATGAGTTGTCCTTGTCATTCCCATAATAGGTGCCAAACAGGGAGGAGCGGAGCAGGAGTTCTCCACAGATGACCTGTTGGGAGTGAACTGGGATGACCCACCACAGGTTTGCAGTCTTCTGGGTGTACAGGAACTGGCGAGACTCCCCCACCCCAAGAATGATGCTCTGAATGGCAGGGTTGTGGAATGTTTTCACAATGGTTTTGACCCCGCCTCGCCCGTCATCAATGCCTCCAATCTGAATGGTGACATTGCCGTGGTTTGACAGCCGGACCGTTATCAAACCCCCATACTGTGAGAGCGCCCCTTCCGTCAGGTCGATGGTGCTTACGTTTCCGTCATTGGCCACTATTCTGTAATAGGCACTGGCAGAAGACAAATTTCGCAGAAGCTCTTGGTTTTTCCTGTATTCTTCATCCACCTCTTTCATCTGTCTCAGCAACCCTCCAGTCCCAAAATCCAAAGCACCTTCCCTTAACCCTTTTAAAACAGCAGTCAGTTTCTGTATGTCATTAGCCCCCTTGGGCAGTCGGTCCAGCTCACTCACAACATCGCAGTAAAAATCACTGATAGACATCCTAACTATGGTCAGGCCAATGATTATGGGCTCCAGAATGAGTGCGGCAGGAGGGAAGGCCACTTCAGCAATGGACAGCACAGTGGTTGACACGTCCAAGACTAAGTTTGAAACTTTTAAGCCATAATATTTCTTCTGTTCTGGGTCAGAGTTGTTGCTTGTCTGAATAGCTACAGAATCTTCAGCTATGAAATAGAATTGGAAACCCAAGCCAATGAAGGGAATGTCCTTCAGAAACTGTCCAGCGGCACTCTCCTGAACTCTTTCCAGTGAGCCGCTTACTCTCTCCAATGTCTTCTCCAGACCCAATCTCTCTGCCCCTTTACGGATGGTGCTTTTTAATAtgttctgggacattttggagatcTGTTGATTCACGCCAGTCAGCCCCCCGAGCCCGTGTAGAGACTGGGTGAGAGTAAAGGCCCCTCTGGCTGTATCATTCTCTGCAAAAAACTTCCCCGCCCCAATGAAGCCAGCCACAATGCCATACACCGCCATGCCTCTGTTGATCTTGTCCAGGGCACCCCCGCCTGCCGCTTTCACCCGACTGCCCTGATGCATGGCATTCTCTTCGATCTGCCGGGTGTAGAAGGTTTTGGACTCATCTAGAGGGAAGGAGACCAGGTGGGTGTCCTCTGGGTTCCTCCTGCTTGCCACTTCCACCTCCACTTGACCGTCTTTAATGCGCAATGACTTGTCCTTCACCACATACTCTTCTGAATTGCACACATTTCTGCGTCGTCGCCTCTTCTTGAAACAACCATGTAAGTTATTATCAAGCTGCTCCCCAAAGCTGTTTTGGTCATTAAACCGATTTATGTTTGTTTCCATGTCGACGTCCATTtggttattattaatattagtaaTTTTTCGCAAGGGGTTGCGAAGCACATTTCCATTTTCATAAGTGAACAAAACTCTTCTTTCATCTTTTATGGTCATTTCATTCCTCATTCGCCCCTGGTTGAGATCAGGAAAAGATGTCACACCATATTTCTCATAATTTTGAAAGAATAGTTGTTCAGGAAAATTAGAAAATGTGGGTTGGTAAACATTAAGTGTGTTGGTTGTTGACACGAAGGTGTCGTACGCCACAATCTCACGGAGCTGGAACCCCAGATTATTATTATTGACCTCCTTCATGAATCCAGTCATGTAATTCCCTGCGGCATCCGTTCCAGCATTACACACGATGAATCGCATTTCAACTTGGGGTTGTCTCATATTGCTGACCAATAACTTCACCGCATTAGCCAGTTGTTGGTAatccatgttgttgatgttgtagTCCACACCATAATATTTCAGTCCATCGTTTGTTGACTCTACAAGTTTTCTGTTACCATGAGAAATCAAGGTAATCTTGACTCTATTAGCATTCTGAATAAGTTCATCGCTCATCCAATTTGGCCTGCTAAGCTCTTGAAATGTAGGTTGACCGTTTTGGTCCATGTTTAATTTTAAAACCAACACCTTAGTTTCTTTCCCTTTGAAGTAAGAAGTTCCGTAATCGATGTAAGCTTGGTCAGTGGTGAAGACATCGGGTGGCCCAAGCACTAAGTGCATTTCCGCTTCATTTGGCCGATTATTGTTAACCTGTTGCCACTCCGGTGTGGAGTAAGGCCACATGGAACCGCACCCCGGGACAGAGGCTGAGAGGACGACAATGAAAATGGAAAGTCCAGTGGGCCTCATGGTGGCTATGTGACATTCACAAAAACTGCTTTCTCCTGAGAAAAGAAAAACACAGTTAGGAAAGATATTAAGGATTAAAGAAATTATGAATAGATTAATGATATTAAGGATAGAGTAATGATATTGAGGATAGAGTAATGATGTTGAGGATGAATGATATTGAGGATTAATGATATTGAGGATAGATTCATGATATTGAGGATAGAGTAATGATATTAAGGATGAATGATATTGAGGATTAATGATATTAAGGATATAATAATGATATTAAGGATAGGTTAAGGATATTGAGGATTAATGATATTAAGGATACATTAATGATATTAAGGATTCATTATATTGAGGATACATTCATGATATTAAGGATTCATTATATTGAGGATATATTAGTGATATTAAGTATTTATGACATTAAGGATTAATGACATTAAGGATATATTAATGATATTAAGGATATTGTaatgtctgcttccaactcacgcTCTCAAACACATAGACCCCCTGAacgcagcccactttccagcccacttttaAGATCagactctcaaacacatagatcccctgaacgcagctgactctccagatcccaatcacctgaattctaatcacctgttcacacacctgtatgtcatttacacacactatttacttcagttctttgcaccccatctttgtgaggtattgtttgttttgatacACTTTTCTATTCGAAGCGCTGTTTTTCCCCATGTTAGTCCTCCTGTGTATCATAGTTTTGGCCATCCTCACTAACAATgcctttttgcctattccctgcctgtacttttgccTATCGGATTCCCTGTCATCAAcctcttgcctgatctcccggactacattactagccttttccctgcctgtacttcaACAATTGGATAAAGGATAGATTAATTATATTTATTTTGCCTTTATTTTATCAGTGAGTCATACTGAAACCAGgatctcttttacagatgagccctgaattacataaattaTAGAAAATACacaatgcaagcagaaagaaaaccATGGTCataaaacacattcatcagtaataagatACTCCATCAGCCTTCTGAACATTTAGAAGATcgttccacaaataaggtgcaagaaagttaaatcagcttttagttaactcagtagagaccaaaggaattcCCTCTGGCTTTGAAGCCAGCAGCC from Salmo trutta chromosome 9, fSalTru1.1, whole genome shotgun sequence includes these protein-coding regions:
- the LOC115200554 gene encoding uncharacterized protein LOC115200554, with the protein product MRPTGLSIFIVVLSASVPGCGSMWPYSTPEWQQVNNNRPNEAEMHLVLGPPDVFTTDQAYIDYGTSYFKGKETKVLVLKLNMDQNGQPTFQELSRPNWMSDELIQNANRVKITLISHGNRKLVESTNDGLKYYGVDYNINNMDYQQLANAVKLLVSNMRQPQVEMRFIVCNAGTDAAGNYMTGFMKEVNNNNLGFQLREIVAYDTFVSTTNTLNVYQPTFSNFPEQLFFQNYEKYGVTSFPDLNQGRMRNEMTIKDERRVLFTYENGNVLRNPLRKITNINNNQMDVDMETNINRFNDQNSFGEQLDNNLHGCFKKRRRRRNVCNSEEYVVKDKSLRIKDGQVEVEVASRRNPEDTHLVSFPLDESKTFYTRQIEENAMHQGSRVKAAGGGALDKINRGMAVYGIVAGFIGAGKFFAENDTARGAFTLTQSLHGLGGLTGVNQQISKMSQNILKSTIRKGAERLGLEKTLERVSGSLERVQESAAGQFLKDIPFIGLGFQFYFIAEDSVAIQTSNNSDPEQKKYYGLKVSNLVLDVSTTVLSIAEVAFPPAALILEPIIIGLTIVRMSISDFYCDVVSELDRLPKGANDIQKLTAVLKGLREGALDFGTGGLLRQMKEVDEEYRKNQELLRNLSSASAYYRIVANDGNVSTIDLTEGALSQYGGLITVRLSNHGNVTIQIGGIDDGRGGVKTIVKTFHNPAIQSIILGVGESRQFLYTQKTANLWWVIPVHSQQVICGELLLRSSLFGTYYGNDKDNSFFALHQPAAEQPPPAPSDPCAYGGLDLDYVIRNYRYTIHGHGGDDIFFLGSQASVLSGGEGKDLYVFPTDGSISEIDNLSHDLFEDHLLIKAPFSRIDCIRNQNDLLLVYGQQKKHQITIRNWFSHSNVNYYQHMTFQSADGVMFKIADRGLMGHKFHTNCVPETLDNTKSQSPLSLRLEGDYQSVIRVLGSNFSDSILGNKRDNVLNGGPGADVLEGGEGADTYEIFPAEGCDIVNNYATDQKIDLVVFHVPFQRIRAELLDDGVRVTDEKEPKSTCFHLQKWNIDRQYQHLAFLSSDHVTFYISKSEDSGLVKTPLIVDLSTEQHGSTVNLNKTDQHFHTVVTVFDSPYDDIIVGNVLGNFLSCSGGRDHLQGGGGSDKYVIKSGCGGAHINNFAEDKTSDVLFIQYAWGEIKTELRLPHLVLKVAFVNIEVALWNWFQGENFQHLVVQTSDGIIATLPLNASDQDIMSPMEINLSKEECIDQKQFFDLSKEPWRKVERFQAKSSKCSYTVIGNSLDNFIDPGIGNIYKYQYLRGGNGSDTYVIGHAYGYENEIDNEAGDMKMDNLFLQVLYEDIEVLLEGPHIIMFSRSRNDSVRVRLLKFLKGPKFQHLLVRSLDGFLFKINDDSYPYKSVLSIDMASSSKSCNISCASSGSEFSNVSRIRGATAFSNYITGSNGSFLIAGGNMKDYIHGNQGSDMIEGFGGNDIIIGDGGNDVLEGGEGEDEIQGGEGDDFIYGGGGADRIDGGPGIDTVFFSGDVRTGSGVTVDLHSGRGWGADAENDTFTGVERVIGTEFNDLLIGDNEDNQLIGKFGNDSLVPEHGSDLLCGGPGRDLYILDDSSGVKHIDNFASDGIEDSVLFRNFAPQDACFFTLEGNLVVSLHYRDPLLNLIGRDSLTVIFDNWSSNRSLYQHISFAFANNTLTDSSYFSSAVEISTSLKAFNSSLPPFSVTRANETAIVVEDIALGRVGSVAESMFRYHLKVSDQLFHSDTLTWGNIPSLEITGLLSGVLYTFQLYLTKCEVPVLVLWEAAQRTKPNPPVSLKVLHVTHSSVMINWAAPPMGSDPDSERYTYVVLVEEDSGDLVAHFNTSDIMAEIRDLKPKSAFRVFVSSVIEEMESQKAVFPAIETLSICLGFIAPSGSTIVEEKMTADGPVAVIECLEGYQLTSSSEIQCTPTDLLLPLDRSCVPRGCIHWGDHVPHGRTISVICLGFLFESTCHYGTLQPTPPLCCRTPPEINNGHHQSLRHSNSITIVYSCDSGYDLFGVSSFTCQVESGEWFPPTRGGILLCKPIPCLAPPQVPHGKFYSPSGSIGNLEEGDSLYLRCDDYYHISSEDRTITCHGGDWGLITSSCEPNFQLVNIQDGLYDLVYKIQTQIFYPQNIGPYARLSCEDRQLEFVTLISQEVKCRKVKLQTSGSDYTGIVEGNVDGAGWSKICVEDSTAAKAVCGYLFPGHEWTASVIDSGGFISQQTHVCDVMGCRFMPETLICSKQIQCRHRCDPYEVPNGQAFCASNFEGEKCDIMCNRLYNLEVSSQIRCTSSGWSSFPYCIESGDCGHDNERGPHFMKCLSKLWVEAGCSLQTDGSPTRNPKFVRYWNTMTVSEVRRDMAEFPRKDTFTFNPSCEEDEECFPAHATVLTSDGSRRTMAELRLGDRVLAVDAAGRPTFSEVLLWLDRRSGSRERYLLLETEGSEEPLYITPDHVLFIAPDNATTIDLASDARRVPVFAKDVLPGHLIYLHDSSTGSLEAKRVTEVSEAESLGAYAPLTVEGNLVVDGRLVSCYTLQCRQHLAHLTFVPYRLLHILRSSLPLLGDWLLAPPRQGQEDQEGMHWYASAWYQLGLWMGYPFGETCYPTELLRYHYPRPATGPL